The Syntrophomonadaceae bacterium genome includes the window AACCAACTTACAGGACACTCTGCAGCGGATGATGCTGGAACCGGAGCGGATTGCGTACCTGTCGTTAAGTGAAAACTATACTGAGAAGTGCCAGCTTGATATTGAAAAGTGTTCAGGATGCATGGTCTGTTCAACAGTATGTCCTTTCGGCGCAATAGAGGCGCAAACCCTTGAGCATAATGGAGAAAAAAGGCTAATCGCGGCCCGGGTGCCTCAGGCCTGCAGGGGGTGCGGCATCTGTGCGGGTTACTGCCATAGTGCCGCCTGCTGGCTGCCTGATTCTCAGGATCAAGAGATTCTTGGCTTAATTGACAGGGCTATGGAGTGGTAAGTTGTGAGAAAAATATTGGCAGTAATATGCACTTGCGGCGGGAGGCTATGGTCTGAGGAACAGTGCCGTAAGTTGCAGGAAATCCTAGGAGTTTCCCCCCAATTGACTGTCTCTTGCACCGAGCGGTTTTGTACGGGGCATTTTCCAGGATATCCCGACAATTGTTTCCAGGGTATGATCTTCGGGGGCTGTCCCAGCCGGGTAAACCGTAAATCCTTGCAGGATTTCATCCGGAAAGGCAACATCAATTCCTCTATGGTTTCTGGTTTTTGTTTGGTGCCGACAGTTTCGCCATCCCTGGCGGCTTCCATGGTGCAAATGTATTTGAACGGCTTGGTACGGAGAAAAGTTGTAAACGTCATCGATCCAGTTCGGCCTTTTCAAGAGTTAGAACAAGTGTGCGGGAAACTGGAGCAACTCGGCCCAAATCCTTTTAAACCGTAATACTGCCGGGATCCTGCAAATTACCTGTTTTTTATGCGCAGCGCATAATTGACTTAGACCTGATTTTTTGCTATGATTAGCTCTGTCAGCGCTTAAACGTGCCGAAGTGGCGGAATTGGCAGACGCAGTGGACTCAAAATCCACCGCCGTTAAAAGCGTGCCGGTTCGAGTCCGGCCTTCGGCACCAATAATATCAAGGGTTCCAGGGTTTCTCAAATCGCGGAAGTAACAAAAAAACTAAAAAATACTGCAATAGTACTGCAACCAGGTTTTAACCATCGTCCCGAGACTTGTCGGGGCTTTTTATTTTGTCAAGTAATCCATCCAAACTCGCAGCTGCCAGCTTCTGCATCTCCGGGGTAACATGGCTGTAAAGGTCAAGGGTCATGGTAATACTGGAATGGCCTAGCCGTTCCTTTACCAGCTTAGCGGGGATCCCTCTTTGCAGCAAAAGTGTGGCATGGGTATGCCTCAGGTCATGCAGTCTCACCCTGGGCAGACCTGCCTGCGCCAGGTATCGCTGAAATAACTTAGTGAAAGTGTCAGGCCCTAAGTATGACCCGTCCTCTTTGCAGAATACCAGGCAAGTTAATATGCATCCAAGACAGCGATGGCATTGCCATACGCAACCGGATTTAGGATTCCGGGTTGGAAGCATCGAAATCTGCTTTTTTACATATAATACCACCCGATCTCTGACAACTGAATAACTCCGCTGCCGAAGCCGGGCAGCGGAACAACCGTAAAATGTACGAGCTTACACAAACCGCCCAGGGGGGGGGAGAAACGAGGAGCGTAGAGTGATTCCGACCAGGAGGGCCGGGGGGAAGGCAGGCGGGACAAGTGAGCCGCAATCGAGCGCGAAACCACGCAAGGTTGGTAATTATTATTAATCACAAAAAAACAACAAAAAAAGAGGTGTTGAAAATGGAAAAAAAGTTTGCTCAGTCGCGGAAGTTGCTCAAATGCTGGGATTAAACATGCATACAACGTATGAGCTTGTACGATCCGATGGGTTCCCGGCACTACGGGTTGGGAAAAAATGGCTAGTTCCCGTGGGGGCGTTCGACAGCTGGCTTGCTAAAACGAGCCAGGGACGCGAAAGTTTTGACAGTTACGATCCCCGCGCAAGCGCAAAAAAAGTAGCAGACAAGAAGGGGAAATAAAGAACCCCATCAAGGGGGTTTTACTTACTTAACTTTGCGCTTATTTGCTTTTGTCTTGTCGAGGATGTGAATTTGAATATCATGACTTTCGAGTTTGTTTTCGATGCGAGCCAAAGCGGCAAGGACTTGGTTGTTAACGTTTTCTTGAACGCGCTGAAACTCGTATAAGCCCCGGATTTTATCAATAACCTCGTTTTCGAGCTTGACTTCAAATCGAAGCTGGGCTTTTTCTACATTCTCCAGTCGGGTTTCCACCTTTTCCAGGCGGGTTTCCACGTTCTCCAACCTGGCATCAAGGCGCAGAATGTCCTGTTGCATCTTTTGCTGACCTTGCTCAAGGCTGTCCATGCGATTTGCTAGTTGCACTAGGTGTTTTTCGTTATCCATTTTGCCCACTCCTAATCAAAAAATAAAAAAAGGAGCTGAAAAAAGTGTCAGATAAAAAACTGAGCGTGGTTGCAACCACGCCAAAACTGATCAAACTTGTTGATGCTAGTGTACCCGAAACCACAAATCGTGTCAATCACAAAATGGAAAC containing:
- a CDS encoding site-specific integrase, with the translated sequence MLPTRNPKSGCVWQCHRCLGCILTCLVFCKEDGSYLGPDTFTKLFQRYLAQAGLPRVRLHDLRHTHATLLLQRGIPAKLVKERLGHSSITMTLDLYSHVTPEMQKLAAASLDGLLDKIKSPDKSRDDG
- a CDS encoding helix-turn-helix domain-containing protein; translated protein: MLGLNMHTTYELVRSDGFPALRVGKKWLVPVGAFDSWLAKTSQGRESFDSYDPRASAKKVADKKGK